TTACCTTGGTCAGCAGAAATAAGCTTAGTTATAATGTTTAGCAGCGTTGTCTTACCACAGCCAGAAGGTCCCAAAACGCAGTGGATTTTATCATAAAAAAAATCCATACTAAAATTACAAATAACCTGAAATCCTCCATAGGTTTTATAGAGATTCTTAATGCTTAATTTCAATCCTAACACATCCTTTATCCTCCGGTATGTGCTAAACCTTCCACTTTAAGAAGTGAAGATCAAGCACTACATCTTTGAAGTAAATTGGGTCACAATTCGGTGGGGGTAAAAATTCCTCCTGGATAAATAAACTAAGTGATTGGCACTAAAGCTAAAGTGCAAGCTTGCACTCTGTATAAGTGACTGATACAAAATCATAGATTTTGGTCATCTACTTATGAATTAAGTCTCCTTTTATTGCTAATGCCTTTTTTGTGGTAATTTTTTCTAAACAGCAGGTAAAAATTCTTTCAAATAAAAGGCTTAAAAGAATTATCACCAGTGTCCAAGCAAACAGTCCGCTGGCATCTAAATAAATTTTAGCACTATAAAGCTGACTGCCAATGGCATTTTTAGGATGGCTCAGTACTTCAGCAGCTACGCTCACCTTCCATCCTAAACCCAATGAGGTTATGCAGGCAGTAGAAAAATAAGGAATAATGGTAGGCAAATAAATTTTTTTTACGATCATTCTTTTTTTTATCCTATAGAGCTTCGCCATTTGTAAAAGCTTAGGATCTACATTAGCAAGACCCGTCATAATATTGGTCCAAATGATAGGAAAACACATGAGGAAACAGGTAAAAATAGGCACATGCGAAGAAGAAAACCACACCAAAGCGATAATGATAAAAGACAAAATTGGCGTAGATTTAATAGCAACCATCAAGGGATTCACTAAATTGTAAACAAACCTATAGGCACTGCAGACAATCCCCATGGTGATCCCTAATATGGTAGACAGAAATACCCCTAGGATTACACGATAAATAGAGTAGGCAATGGATTCCCAGAAAATTCTTAAAAACACCAGTTCTTTTAGCTGTGTAAAAACGCTTAAAGGAGATGGTAAATAAATGTCTCTTTGAAGTACAAAGTATGTAATTTGCCAAAGGGTTAGCCAAAATAGGAAGGCGAAAGCGTTATCTAAAGCTTTCTTCTTACTTTTTGTAATAAAATCCTTCATCCGGTAATTTCCCTCCAATGGATTTAGGATCAAAATCGAATAACACTTGATAAAAATCTTGTAAAAATCCCTTTGCCTCCTCAGCATCTATATAAACAATGTTTGAGTAAGGAATTCCTTCCTTTGCAATGACTGCATTCGGTAAGATATCATACTTTGCAATGCGTTCTGCCGCTTCTTCCACTTGGTGGTTAACAAAATCCACTGACATCTCATATTCCTCTAAAAATAGATTTAATGCTCGGGGATTATCTTCGGCAAATTTCCTTTGAACAATCATGCAGCCCATTGCTAACTTACCTTTTTGATGCATAACGTTATACCATTCCTCAGTAATATCTAAAGCAATCCTGAGATCTTTATTGTGAATTAATGCTGTGGTGACATGTGGCTGGGGCAGCAAAGCAATATCTAAATCCCCTTGCGCTAAAACAGCTGTCAATTCTGTGTGCTGCAATTTATAATCTAGCACAACATCTTCTGTCAAATGATTTTGTTCTAAAATATATTGAAATATATAATCTGAAGAAGTGCCTTTGCCACTGCTATTTACTGTTTTCCCTTTTAAGTCTTCTATGCTATGAATTTTATCTCCATTTTCTACTACATATAAAACTCCCAATGTGTTCACTGCCGCCAATTGAACCTCACCTGCCATCCTGTTATATAAAACAAGCGCTAAATTGGTAGGCACTGCTGCTATATCTACCTCTTTATTAATGATCCTGCCTACTAAATCATCTGGACTCCCCATAAGCGTAAAATCGTAGTTTAGGGCAGTCATTCCCTTTTCATTTTTTTCCATCAGTTCCGCCATCCCCATACCAGTAGGTCCCTTTAGCGCAGCAACACGGATTAAGGTCTTTTCCTGTGTTGCAGAAGAAGTCTCCCGATGAACTACTTCTTTATTACAACTGACCATTGTTATCATTAAACCCACCGTCAACAATAAAGCTAAGGTCTTTTTCAACACATATCCCACTGCTTTCTACCTCCTAATAAAAAGTTTTATTTTCCCTAGGTAAGCCATCATACCCTTTAAAATATATTTAAACTTGTGTAATTTAAAGAGGATCATTGCATAGCATAAACCTGCAAATTATAATTTTGTAACTATTCTTTATATATGCTAAAATAATAGATAGATTTACAGTTTTTTCCCATAGATAAACCTTTAAACTTTTTTATTATTAAATAGATAAGAAATTATCATCTATGACGAGAAAGAGGTGTGACAATGTTTCATCGTAGTAAAGACATACTAAATCAACCAGAATGGTCTAATGTAAGGGCTTTATACAAGTCCAACGGTTTTACTGACGAGGAGCTGGAAAAACCCATTATCGCTGTTGTTAATTCCTTCAACACTATCTGCCCAGGCCACTACAACCTCAATAACCTTACGCAATATGTAAGGGAAGGTATCCGAGCCGCTGGTGGCACGCCTGTAGAGTTTGGTACAATTGCTGCTTGCGATGGCATGGCTATGGGTCATAAGGGAATGCGCCATATCCTCCCCACACGAGAATTAATTGCAAACGACATAGAAATGATGATTGAAGCCCATAGGTTAGATGGTATGGTACTTCTAGGGTCTTGTGATAAAATTGTGCCTGGCATGCTTATGGCAGCAGCAAGATTAGATATTCCTGCTGTTTTTGTAAATGGTGGTCCAACCCTTCCGGGAAGAATGAAGGAAAACAATCCTTACGGTGGGGAGCATATTGACCATTCCATTATTCAGCAATCCCTAGGCTCTCTTAATACCGATACCATGAGTTGGGATCAATACATGTGGCTGGAGGACAATGCCTGTCCTACCATTGGTTCCTGCGCTATGCTAGGAACTGCTAATACAATGTGCTGTTTAGCAGAAGCTATGGGCATGTCTCTCCCTGGAAGTGCTGTTATTCCTGCAGTTTATAGTCATAGAATGGCTATTGCTTTTCAAAGCGGCAAAGCTGTTATGAAGTTAGTCCATAAGGGAATAACTGCTAGACAAATCATTACCCGCCAAGCCTTAACCAATGCCATAAAAGTAAACTCCGCCATAGGAGGCTCCACCAATGCTGTTCTTCATACACTTGCAATCGCCTATGAAGGAGAAATAGACTTAAGCCTAGAGGACTTTGGTAACATCAGTAGAGAAGTGCCTCATCTTTCTCCTATGATTCCAGGGGGGCCCTATGCCCTCCTAGACTTTTATGAAGCTGGTGGTATTCCAGCGATTATGAAGGAACTAGAGACAGTCCTTGACTTAGACACTATAACGGTGACAGGAAAGACCCTTGAAGAAAACATCAAAAATGCAAGAGTATTGAACAAAGATGTAATAAAAGATCTCAGCAATCCTGTAACTACTAATAGTGGTATTGCTATATTAAAAGGAAACTTAGCTCCTGAAGGAGCAGTAACCAAACCCTCTGCCATACCAAAGGATGCCTTAACCTTTACAGGACCAGCAGTGGTTTTTGAAAGCGAAAAAGATGCCCTAGAAGAAATTGCCACCAATAAGGTACAAGCTGGAAATGTTATCGTCATAAGAAATGAAGGCCCTAAGGGTGGACCTGGTATGCCTGAAATGTACAAAGCCATGAAAATGCTGGTAGGTATGAATCTAGGCAGTAGGGTTTGTGTAATAACCGACGGGCGTTTTTCTGGTTCTAATAATGGCTGCTTTGTAGGCCATATTTGTCCAGAGGCTGCCGTTGGAGGTCCTATTGCTTATGTTAAAAACGGAGATATCATATCCGTAGATGTAGAGGGAGGCTCTATACAGGTTTTATCAGAAGACTTCGAAGACCGTTTAAAAGAAAAAGTTCAGCTACCTAAAAATAAAGCCCAAGGATATCTCCATGTATATGCGAATATTGTCACCTCTGCTTCTAGAGGAGCGGTAATTCCTACCCGTGAGGAAGCTTAATACCTAGGCCAAAAAGCCAACAGAAGGATTTCTGTTGGCTTTTTTCTTTTTCTCCAGCATACCCTTAGATAATTCTAACTATAGAGCTATGTTTACTGTAAATTTTTCTTGCCTTCTCTACAGACAGATTATATAATAGTACTATTAATCTAGTACAGGTGGCGTAAGGAGCTTTAAAATCCAGTATTTAGCAGGCACACTTCCTATAAAATGAAACTTAATTCATAGGAGACTTTTACATCTCCTAAATTGTAGTCGAATTTACTTCGAGGATATAGTGCTTGATCCCCCACTTCTTAAAGAGGGGGTCTTAGCAATACACCGAAGGATAAAATATGTTGCTAAAATTGGTTAAAGGGGCATAGTCTTAAAATTCTAATGTACTTCTACTGTAATTACGTGATTAAGGGGGATTCTCAATGACAAAAAACACAACAAATCGTTGGTTGGTAGTGCTTGGCGCTATGCTTTTGCAAGTATGCATCGGTTCTATTTACTCTTGGAGTTTATTTAATGAGCCTCTTGTGCAGGCCTTTGGCTGGCAAAGCAACGAAGTCGTGCTTACCTTCTCCATAGCAGTTTTTGTATTTGCCTTTACCACCATCTTTTCCGGCAGGCTTCAAGATAAAATTGGTCCTAGAATCGTTGCTTCTATTGGTGGCTTGCTTTATGGTATTGGTTTGCTCTTGACTTCCACTGCTACCTCTATTACACAACTATACATCTATTATGGCCTTATTGCTGGTATTGGTGTTGGTTTTGCCTATGTCTGTCCGCTTTCCACCTGTGTAAAATGGTTTCCTGAGAGAAAAGGATTTATTACGGGTCTTGTGGTGGGCTCCTTTGGCCTTGGAAGCCTAGTGTTTAAGTCTATCATCGAGTTTTTACTTGTCTCAAAAGGACTTTCTGGAACCTTTTTCTATCTAGGAATCATTTACTTTGTTTGTGTAGTCGTTGGCGCTCAGTTTTTAAAAGTTCCTCCAGAAGGCTATGCTGAAACTATGAAAAAGAATAATGTTTCTTCTGACGAAACCAACTTTACAGTAAGAGAGATGTTGAAAACCAAGTCCTTTTACCTTATCTGGGTAATGTATCTATTTGCAACCATGAGTGGTTTACTGGTTATAGGCTTGGCAAAAGATATCGGTATTGAACTAGCTAATTTAGAACCCCATGTTGCTGCCAATGCAGTTTCCATGATTGCCTTTTTTAATGCAAGTGGAAGGCTTATATGGGGAAGCCTTTCAGATAAGTTAGGTAGAATCAGGGTCGTATCTATGATGTTAGCAATAACTGCTGTAGGCATGATTCTAATGAGCATAACTTCCCTAAGCTTTATTACCTTTTTTGTTTATGTCGCCGCCATTACCTTCTGTTTCGGTGGATTCTTATCAGTGCTTCCTACAGTCACAGGGGAGTTCTACGGTATGAAAAATCTAGGTGCCAACTATGGTATTGTTTATCAAGCCTATGGTCTATCTGCTTTGGTTGGACCGATGGTGGTAACCTATGTCGGAGGTCTTAAACCTACCTTTATTATTGCTGCAATATTGGCGATTATAGGTGGCGTAATGACCTTAATGATTAAGCCTCCCTTATCTAATGCTTTATTAACCTCATCTTCTGAGCAGACAACGTAGCGTATAGCTATTTACTGTCAAACAATGAAGGAGTAGATCTTAATATCTACTCCTTCATTTTATTCTATGCTATATATTCATTCCTAATGTATCACTTACACAGCTAAGTGCAAAATATTCAAAACATCTGTTTTGCCTAATTCAACAAAATTTCCAACTGTTTTGGTAGGAGTTTGCACACATTTTTCTGCCATTTCTTCAAAACGATCATTGGGAATATTTAGCTCTTGCAAAGTAATCGGCATGCCTATTGATTGAAAAAATTCTTCCATCTTTTTAATGCCTTCTAATGCGGCTTTTTCAAGGTTTTCTTCATCCTCTGCCACGCCCCAAACACGTACAGCAAATTGAGCAAATTGATTGATATCATGTTTGTATACATATTTCATCCAAGCCGGTAGTATTACTGCCAATCCTGCACCGTGGGCTACATCATAGATTCCACTTACTTCGTGTTCTATTTTATGGGATGCCCAATCTCCTACTCTTCCAGTGCCTAGCAGCTCATTGTGGGCGATGGTGCCGGTCCACATAATCTCTGCTCTTGCTGCATAATCCTCTGGATCCTTCAATACAATTGGAGCATTTTTTATAACAGTTTTTAGCGCAGCTTCACATAATCCATCTGTAAGATCTACGTTTTTTTCATTTGTAAAATATCTTTCCATCACATGCGACATAATATCTACAATGCCGCAGGCTGTTTGAAAAGGTGGTAATGTAAAAGTCAATTCTGGATTCATAATAGCCAGTTTAGGCCTAACAAGGTCTGTTCTGATCCCTCTTTTGTACCAGCCTTCTTCATTGGTGATAACACAACTATTGCTGGCTTCACTTCCTGTAGCAGGTATGGTTAAGATAACGCCTAAAGGTAAAATTTCTTGAGGTGTTGCTTTCCCTTCAAAGAAGTCCCACACTGATTGGCTATAGGGTACGCCTACAGCAATAGCCTTAGCAGAATCTATTACACTTCCCCCTCCCACAGCAAGGATATACCCTACATTTTCCTTTCTGCAGAGTTCGATGCCTTTTTCTACAAGACTAAGTCTAGGATTTGGCTGTACTCCCGAAAGTTCTACGTATTCTATTTCAGCAGCCTTTAATGAATCAATTAC
The sequence above is drawn from the Clostridium formicaceticum genome and encodes:
- a CDS encoding ABC transporter permease; this translates as MKDFITKSKKKALDNAFAFLFWLTLWQITYFVLQRDIYLPSPLSVFTQLKELVFLRIFWESIAYSIYRVILGVFLSTILGITMGIVCSAYRFVYNLVNPLMVAIKSTPILSFIIIALVWFSSSHVPIFTCFLMCFPIIWTNIMTGLANVDPKLLQMAKLYRIKKRMIVKKIYLPTIIPYFSTACITSLGLGWKVSVAAEVLSHPKNAIGSQLYSAKIYLDASGLFAWTLVIILLSLLFERIFTCCLEKITTKKALAIKGDLIHK
- a CDS encoding ABC transporter substrate-binding protein; translation: MGYVLKKTLALLLTVGLMITMVSCNKEVVHRETSSATQEKTLIRVAALKGPTGMGMAELMEKNEKGMTALNYDFTLMGSPDDLVGRIINKEVDIAAVPTNLALVLYNRMAGEVQLAAVNTLGVLYVVENGDKIHSIEDLKGKTVNSSGKGTSSDYIFQYILEQNHLTEDVVLDYKLQHTELTAVLAQGDLDIALLPQPHVTTALIHNKDLRIALDITEEWYNVMHQKGKLAMGCMIVQRKFAEDNPRALNLFLEEYEMSVDFVNHQVEEAAERIAKYDILPNAVIAKEGIPYSNIVYIDAEEAKGFLQDFYQVLFDFDPKSIGGKLPDEGFYYKK
- the ilvD gene encoding dihydroxy-acid dehydratase; this translates as MFHRSKDILNQPEWSNVRALYKSNGFTDEELEKPIIAVVNSFNTICPGHYNLNNLTQYVREGIRAAGGTPVEFGTIAACDGMAMGHKGMRHILPTRELIANDIEMMIEAHRLDGMVLLGSCDKIVPGMLMAAARLDIPAVFVNGGPTLPGRMKENNPYGGEHIDHSIIQQSLGSLNTDTMSWDQYMWLEDNACPTIGSCAMLGTANTMCCLAEAMGMSLPGSAVIPAVYSHRMAIAFQSGKAVMKLVHKGITARQIITRQALTNAIKVNSAIGGSTNAVLHTLAIAYEGEIDLSLEDFGNISREVPHLSPMIPGGPYALLDFYEAGGIPAIMKELETVLDLDTITVTGKTLEENIKNARVLNKDVIKDLSNPVTTNSGIAILKGNLAPEGAVTKPSAIPKDALTFTGPAVVFESEKDALEEIATNKVQAGNVIVIRNEGPKGGPGMPEMYKAMKMLVGMNLGSRVCVITDGRFSGSNNGCFVGHICPEAAVGGPIAYVKNGDIISVDVEGGSIQVLSEDFEDRLKEKVQLPKNKAQGYLHVYANIVTSASRGAVIPTREEA
- a CDS encoding OFA family MFS transporter, with amino-acid sequence MTKNTTNRWLVVLGAMLLQVCIGSIYSWSLFNEPLVQAFGWQSNEVVLTFSIAVFVFAFTTIFSGRLQDKIGPRIVASIGGLLYGIGLLLTSTATSITQLYIYYGLIAGIGVGFAYVCPLSTCVKWFPERKGFITGLVVGSFGLGSLVFKSIIEFLLVSKGLSGTFFYLGIIYFVCVVVGAQFLKVPPEGYAETMKKNNVSSDETNFTVREMLKTKSFYLIWVMYLFATMSGLLVIGLAKDIGIELANLEPHVAANAVSMIAFFNASGRLIWGSLSDKLGRIRVVSMMLAITAVGMILMSITSLSFITFFVYVAAITFCFGGFLSVLPTVTGEFYGMKNLGANYGIVYQAYGLSALVGPMVVTYVGGLKPTFIIAAILAIIGGVMTLMIKPPLSNALLTSSSEQTT
- a CDS encoding iron-containing alcohol dehydrogenase, which codes for MKNFVFESPTKIIFGKGTESVIGEEVKKYGKKVLLHYGGGSIKKSGLYDRVIDSLKAAEIEYVELSGVQPNPRLSLVEKGIELCRKENVGYILAVGGGSVIDSAKAIAVGVPYSQSVWDFFEGKATPQEILPLGVILTIPATGSEASNSCVITNEEGWYKRGIRTDLVRPKLAIMNPELTFTLPPFQTACGIVDIMSHVMERYFTNEKNVDLTDGLCEAALKTVIKNAPIVLKDPEDYAARAEIMWTGTIAHNELLGTGRVGDWASHKIEHEVSGIYDVAHGAGLAVILPAWMKYVYKHDINQFAQFAVRVWGVAEDEENLEKAALEGIKKMEEFFQSIGMPITLQELNIPNDRFEEMAEKCVQTPTKTVGNFVELGKTDVLNILHLAV